From a single Columba livia isolate bColLiv1 breed racing homer chromosome 15, bColLiv1.pat.W.v2, whole genome shotgun sequence genomic region:
- the LOC102092983 gene encoding parvalbumin, thymic, whose amino-acid sequence MVYNLRYIYASSAQLRWRRTASTLLPSSCFLTQPGPPQSSTMAITDILSAKDIESALSSCQADDSFNYKSFFSTVGLSSKTPDQIKLVFGILDQDKSGFIEEEELQLFLKNFSSSARVLTAAETKAFLAAGDTDGDGKIGVEEFQSLVKA is encoded by the exons ATGGTATACAACTTAAGGTATATATACGcaagctcagcccagctccgGTGGAGACGCACAGCAAGCAcgctcctccccagcagctgcttccTTACCCAGCCAGGACCACCACAAAG ttcaACGATGGCCATCACTGACATCCTTTCTGCAAAAGATATTGAatctgctctctccagctgccaGG CTGACGATTCCTTCAATTACAAGTCTTTCTTCTCCACGGTTGGTTTATCCAGCAAAACTCCTGATCAGATAAAGTTAGTTTTTGGAATCCTTGATCAGGACAAGAGTGGTTTCATCGAAGAAGAGGAGCTTCA GCTGTTCCTGAAGAACTTCTCCTCCAGCGCCAGAGTCCTCACGGCCGCGGAGACCAAGGCCTTTCTGGCCGCCGGTGACACCGACGGGGACGGCAAAATTGGGGTGGAAG AATTCCAGTCTCTGGTGAAGGCATAG